A window of uncultured Gellertiella sp. genomic DNA:
CGGGCTGAGAATGCCCGAAACCAGCGAACTCGCCATCCCCGAGGGATAATCGGGATTGGCGACCAGCCGGACATCGAGCCCGGCCAGGGCTGCAACAATCTCGGCCTGCCGGTGGCCCGTCACCACCGCGACCGGTGACCCACCGCCCTCGCCGACGACGCGGGCCGAACGGCGCACCAGCGGCTCGCCGTCAAATTCCGCCAGAAGCTTGTGGCCGCCGTCGCCCATGCGGCTGGCACTGCCTGCCGCCAGAACCAGGCCCGCAACCCGCAGCGGGCGGTCCTCCGTCCCGCTCTTGTCGCGCGGACTGGGGCGCAGCGGGATTTCCTTGAGCAACCCGCCGACACCAAAGCCGGTCAGGTCGTCTGCCGCGGGAAAGCGGCCGGCAAGGATGCGGTTCAGCACCCAGTCAAAGCCGTTTTCCGCCGGACTGCGCGCGCAGCCGGGGGCCCCGATCACCGGGACATCGCCGATGCGGCCCAGCACCAGCAGATTGCCGGGATCGACCGGCATGCCCGCATGCACCACCTCGCCGCCGGCAAGCCGGATCGCCGCCGGAATGACATCGCTGAAATCCGTCATGGCGGAGGCCCCGAACACCACGATCAGCGGATCGGCATCGCGGGCCTCCAGCGCTGAAGCCATCGCCGCCGCAACCGCGTCGGCGCGATGCGCGCAGCGGATTTCGCGCAAGAGCGTGCTCTCGGACAACGCCAGCCGACGGGCAAGCACCCGCGCCGTCTTGTCCATCACCGAGGCTTTCAGCGATGGCAGTTCGGTCGCGACAAGGCTGACGGCATGCGGCCGGAACGGCAGGATGGCAAAAGGCGGTGCAGCCGAAACAACAGCCTCGGCTTCTTCCACCTTCTCCGCGCCGACCGCCAGCGGAATGATCTTGACGGTCCCCACCATCTCGCCCGCCATCACCGGCACATGGCTTTCCAGGCAGGCAAAGGTGATCGCCGGGTCGAT
This region includes:
- a CDS encoding molybdopterin-binding/glycosyltransferase family 2 protein, producing the protein MKFGTFELGDAEGVILAHSLKLEGGALAKGHVLTPADLQRLHGAGIGSVIAVRMEEGDLGEDEAARRIATAFAGQNHRLTPASTGRVNIHATVNGLFTADRDTVNRLNRIDPAITFACLESHVPVMAGEMVGTVKIIPLAVGAEKVEEAEAVVSAAPPFAILPFRPHAVSLVATELPSLKASVMDKTARVLARRLALSESTLLREIRCAHRADAVAAAMASALEARDADPLIVVFGASAMTDFSDVIPAAIRLAGGEVVHAGMPVDPGNLLVLGRIGDVPVIGAPGCARSPAENGFDWVLNRILAGRFPAADDLTGFGVGGLLKEIPLRPSPRDKSGTEDRPLRVAGLVLAAGSASRMGDGGHKLLAEFDGEPLVRRSARVVGEGGGSPVAVVTGHRQAEIVAALAGLDVRLVANPDYPSGMASSLVSGILSPEVSTADGVLVMLADMPGVGSADIAALVAAFRDGQGQSIIRAVSGGKRGNPVILPRTSFPAIARLVGDTGARGIIETCGLPVIDVEIGDSARLDVDTPEAVVKAGGVLKG